Proteins encoded by one window of Dietzia sp. B32:
- the eccD gene encoding type VII secretion integral membrane protein EccD: MPERSGIREVAAGVEPLDQRRVSIVCRSTRVDLSLPAHLELVAVIPEVVDLVREHIRAITGPASGVDVDARMGGDTGGSWQLSRLAGGPLAVSETLAQQRVHDGEILVLDHRPVPTPAPLFDDVLQGLTEPDVARSPAWDRHDAVTAATATAAVVALAAMVALVRQWSTAGGLMVPLVASLVALLGLAAVLGLRRTPAPGSAHAVAGACAVGFTVLAGTAVGGPPVGAGHLVGGFTAGAVLAGVLRWTVFRPGPGDYTLASGYLAAGVALATGAAGAMVVATTRVPTAATGAGAVVLGLVLLTAAPRIAVWAGRIPIPPVPAPGEDVEAGDLEEIDHDVRGRARGPLPTPDVLRHRFHTSRSWLTGMLVAAGAVCTTGSLISLTGDADSTRWAAPLALVLIVVLVLRGLGYADRVHTAALLVSALVLTAGVLVGAGLTVASPVGVVVPAAVAVAAAVVVASSVLPHVELSPAALRAVGVIEAIGICVVVPLAVGAMEVFSLVRQR, encoded by the coding sequence GTGCCGGAACGCAGTGGGATCCGTGAGGTCGCGGCGGGCGTCGAGCCCCTGGACCAACGTCGGGTGTCGATCGTGTGCCGCTCCACCCGGGTGGACCTGAGTCTGCCCGCCCACCTCGAGCTGGTGGCGGTGATACCCGAGGTCGTGGATCTGGTCCGCGAGCACATCCGTGCGATCACGGGTCCGGCGTCCGGGGTGGACGTGGACGCACGGATGGGCGGGGACACCGGCGGGTCCTGGCAACTCTCGCGTCTCGCGGGCGGGCCCCTGGCGGTGTCGGAGACGCTCGCTCAGCAGCGGGTCCACGACGGGGAGATCCTCGTGCTCGACCACCGTCCGGTCCCGACCCCGGCGCCCCTGTTCGACGATGTCCTACAGGGTCTCACCGAACCGGATGTGGCCCGTTCCCCCGCCTGGGACCGGCACGACGCGGTCACGGCCGCGACCGCGACGGCGGCGGTCGTGGCGCTCGCCGCCATGGTGGCGCTGGTGCGCCAGTGGTCGACCGCGGGCGGGCTCATGGTCCCCCTGGTCGCGTCCCTCGTCGCCCTCCTCGGCCTGGCGGCCGTGCTGGGGCTTCGCCGCACCCCGGCGCCGGGGTCGGCCCACGCCGTCGCGGGTGCGTGTGCGGTCGGGTTCACGGTGCTGGCGGGCACCGCCGTGGGTGGCCCACCCGTCGGGGCCGGCCACCTCGTCGGTGGATTCACCGCCGGGGCGGTGCTCGCGGGCGTACTCCGGTGGACGGTGTTCCGCCCGGGGCCGGGCGACTACACCCTGGCCTCCGGCTACCTGGCCGCGGGCGTGGCCCTGGCGACCGGGGCGGCCGGGGCGATGGTGGTCGCCACGACCCGAGTTCCGACCGCCGCGACGGGAGCCGGAGCCGTCGTCCTCGGGCTGGTGCTGCTCACCGCGGCGCCCCGGATCGCCGTCTGGGCCGGGCGCATCCCCATCCCACCGGTGCCGGCCCCGGGCGAGGACGTGGAGGCCGGTGACCTCGAGGAGATCGACCACGACGTTCGTGGTCGGGCTCGCGGGCCGCTGCCGACCCCGGACGTGCTCCGGCACCGGTTCCACACCTCGCGCTCGTGGCTCACCGGGATGCTCGTCGCGGCGGGGGCGGTCTGCACCACCGGGTCGCTGATCTCCCTGACCGGGGACGCCGACTCGACCCGCTGGGCGGCGCCACTGGCCCTGGTCCTCATCGTCGTCCTGGTGCTGCGCGGCCTCGGTTACGCGGACCGGGTGCACACCGCCGCGCTGCTCGTCTCCGCACTCGTGCTCACCGCCGGGGTCCTGGTGGGGGCAGGACTCACGGTCGCCTCCCCCGTGGGCGTGGTGGTGCCGGCGGCCGTCGCGGTGGCGGCCGCCGTCGTGGTCGCCTCGTCGGTACTGCCCCACGTCGAACTCTCCCCGGCGGCTCTCCGTGCCGTCGGGGTGATCGAGGCGATCGGGATCTGCGTGGTCGTCCCACTCGCGGTGGGCGCGATGGAGGTCTTCTCCCTCGTCCGTCAGCGATGA
- the mycP gene encoding type VII secretion-associated serine protease mycosin → MRHRPPTARVAATAGAVVAILAGQLADTAVAAALERPSIDGPVPEASGPDAGPLRLDGPCRTTAAVLDPGASPPSATAAELGGAWIHGRGEGQVVAVIDTGVNRGPRLPRVRGAGDVVPGRDGTEDCDAHGTLVAGVLAATEDETGHSGVAPGVEIVSIRQSSSVLRPENRDRGADEPTVGSGVGTVSSLARAIRAAVDAGAGVINISEVACVPAGTVLADATLGGAIRYAAVDHDVVLVAAAGNVGDACGDQNPGGADPSVPGDDGWDDVVTIASPAWYDDHVLTVAGVDADGVPADFSLRGPWVDVAAPAVDLRSVGADGAGVSDFVVAGDGSRTPISGTSFAAPFVAGTAALIRQAHPGLTARQVIARIENTAIPAAGGHDFAVGHGVVDPVAAVTGVRRSGRPGPASTTIAAAPADPGPPGVGTGAAVAGGSLALGTIALVVVLLVRPRDEADSPA, encoded by the coding sequence ATGAGGCACCGACCTCCGACCGCCAGGGTCGCGGCCACCGCCGGGGCCGTGGTCGCGATCCTCGCCGGGCAGCTCGCCGACACCGCCGTGGCCGCCGCACTCGAGCGACCGTCGATCGACGGGCCGGTGCCGGAGGCCTCCGGACCCGACGCCGGTCCGCTCCGACTCGACGGGCCGTGCCGCACCACCGCGGCCGTCCTCGACCCCGGTGCGTCGCCCCCGTCGGCCACTGCGGCCGAGCTGGGCGGGGCGTGGATCCACGGGCGTGGCGAGGGCCAGGTCGTGGCCGTGATCGACACCGGCGTCAACCGCGGCCCCCGCCTGCCGCGGGTGCGGGGCGCCGGTGACGTGGTACCCGGACGCGACGGCACCGAGGACTGCGACGCGCACGGAACCCTCGTGGCGGGGGTGCTCGCGGCGACCGAGGACGAGACCGGCCACTCGGGCGTCGCGCCCGGCGTCGAGATCGTCTCGATTCGTCAGTCCAGCAGCGTCCTGCGTCCCGAGAACCGGGACCGGGGGGCGGACGAACCGACGGTCGGTTCCGGGGTCGGTACGGTGTCGTCCCTGGCGCGCGCGATCCGGGCCGCCGTCGACGCCGGTGCGGGCGTCATCAACATCTCCGAGGTCGCGTGCGTCCCCGCGGGCACGGTACTCGCCGACGCCACCCTCGGCGGAGCGATCCGTTACGCCGCCGTCGACCACGACGTGGTGTTGGTCGCCGCGGCCGGCAACGTCGGGGACGCGTGCGGGGACCAGAACCCCGGCGGTGCCGACCCGTCGGTCCCGGGAGACGACGGCTGGGACGACGTGGTCACCATCGCCTCTCCCGCCTGGTACGACGACCACGTCCTCACCGTCGCCGGGGTCGACGCCGACGGCGTACCCGCCGACTTCTCCCTGCGCGGCCCGTGGGTGGACGTCGCGGCGCCGGCGGTGGACCTGCGCTCCGTCGGTGCGGACGGGGCCGGGGTGTCCGACTTCGTGGTCGCCGGGGACGGTTCGCGCACGCCCATCAGCGGGACGAGCTTCGCCGCCCCGTTCGTCGCCGGCACCGCCGCGCTGATCCGGCAGGCCCACCCCGGACTCACCGCGCGTCAGGTGATCGCCCGGATCGAGAACACCGCGATCCCCGCCGCCGGAGGTCACGACTTCGCGGTGGGACACGGGGTGGTCGACCCGGTGGCGGCGGTGACGGGAGTCCGCAGGTCCGGGCGCCCCGGTCCCGCGTCCACCACCATCGCCGCTGCCCCGGCCGATCCGGGCCCACCCGGTGTGGGCACCGGTGCGGCGGTGGCGGGGGGTTCCCTCGCCCTCGGGACGATCGCCCTCGTCGTCGTCCTCCTCGTCCGGCCCCGCGATGAGGCGGACTCCCCCGCCTGA
- the eccB gene encoding type VII secretion protein EccB → MPLKPTTGAQVDGHRFLTRRARHAVVARDVRMLHDPLKRQSTGLTVGVVLAVIGVAGAAVLALLDPAPDVDATTVMVGRDSGQMYVRAGETVHPVRNLASARLVLGEPAEPRTVRDADIARTPRGGLLGIPGAPSALPAHRDAEAAAAVSWTVCDEVADAERGRPRLKGTSIVAREGSGPGRDTGADEVVLADQDGTGWLLRDGTRARIDLDDGDLLSILGLGGVDPRPVTAALVDPLPEVDPVRRPVIDMAGDPVDYGLDGLRIGQVFTVDTASGTRTHVALADGVQEVGPVLADVIRSTSTVGSVVEVPPDRMGVPRSVALDVEAFPGQHPTVLDAADSPVLCVRDAGRRDSALRRVTLVAGAPAPGPGEVRAVAGADDGGPSVDAVGIPGGGLLVAATGRGTTTRSAVTTIVSDTGVRFDVPDAPTAAVLGLGGIPVPVDGGVLDRLPAGPRLDRESALVARDGADAESVGGTAATG, encoded by the coding sequence GTGCCGCTCAAGCCGACGACCGGGGCGCAGGTGGACGGGCACCGATTCCTCACCCGCCGGGCCCGGCACGCGGTGGTCGCCCGCGACGTCCGGATGTTGCACGACCCCCTCAAACGGCAGAGCACCGGACTGACGGTGGGCGTGGTCCTCGCCGTGATCGGAGTCGCCGGGGCCGCGGTACTGGCGCTGCTCGACCCCGCACCGGACGTCGACGCGACCACGGTCATGGTGGGGCGGGACTCCGGGCAGATGTACGTGCGCGCCGGCGAGACCGTCCACCCCGTCCGCAATCTCGCATCCGCGCGGCTGGTGCTGGGCGAGCCCGCCGAACCGCGCACCGTGCGCGACGCCGACATCGCGCGAACCCCACGGGGCGGACTGCTCGGAATCCCCGGGGCACCGTCCGCGCTGCCCGCCCACCGCGACGCCGAGGCCGCGGCCGCGGTGTCGTGGACGGTGTGCGACGAGGTGGCCGACGCCGAGCGCGGGCGTCCGCGGCTGAAGGGCACCAGCATCGTCGCCCGCGAGGGGAGTGGGCCGGGTCGGGACACGGGCGCCGACGAGGTCGTGTTGGCCGACCAGGACGGGACCGGATGGCTGCTGCGCGACGGCACCCGCGCGCGCATCGACCTCGACGACGGTGACCTGCTGTCGATCCTCGGCCTCGGCGGGGTCGACCCGCGGCCGGTCACGGCGGCCCTGGTGGATCCGCTGCCCGAGGTCGACCCGGTGCGTCGTCCGGTGATCGACATGGCCGGCGACCCGGTGGACTACGGCCTGGACGGACTGCGGATCGGGCAGGTGTTCACCGTCGACACCGCCTCAGGTACGCGCACCCACGTCGCGCTCGCCGACGGGGTGCAGGAGGTGGGGCCGGTGCTCGCGGATGTCATCCGGTCCACGTCGACGGTCGGGTCGGTCGTCGAGGTCCCGCCGGACCGGATGGGCGTGCCGCGGTCGGTGGCGCTCGACGTGGAGGCGTTCCCCGGGCAGCACCCGACGGTACTGGACGCGGCCGACTCGCCCGTGCTGTGTGTCCGCGACGCGGGCCGGCGGGACTCCGCCCTGCGGCGGGTCACGCTCGTGGCGGGGGCGCCCGCGCCCGGCCCGGGTGAGGTGCGGGCGGTTGCCGGCGCCGACGACGGGGGGCCCTCCGTGGACGCGGTGGGGATCCCGGGCGGCGGGCTGCTGGTGGCGGCGACCGGGCGCGGGACGACCACGCGCAGCGCCGTGACGACGATCGTCTCCGACACCGGCGTGCGGTTCGACGTGCCCGACGCCCCGACCGCCGCGGTGTTGGGCCTGGGAGGAATCCCGGTGCCGGTGGACGGGGGCGTCCTCGACCGGCTCCCGGCAGGGCCGCGTCTGGACCGCGAGTCCGCGCTGGTCGCCCGCGACGGGGCCGACGCCGAGTCCGTGGGAGGGACCGCCGCCACGGGGTGA
- a CDS encoding DUF695 domain-containing protein, translating to MFTRTAVTGGEQMAIRAVRPRQLSRSLDFSGVRVETARLRSDRAVTTFWRWWAEGGRRRATAALDSGDARRVVPEITSLIEAIDPGLSWEFIPAGEGGPHRLTVTAAGVPELRGAARRWLAAAPDADETWSFADLREPVRGCAMYFRDRRLDFDQAEVVVDLGLSRADVTVHHPAFTGLSGADLGIAAYLLLDALCGEEQVETWVGLIRANATAPGVEAVPLWELPEILRELAEDNTDELGDPAWQILHGETGCGPLVAVVRVPLVALSAPEFDRHVAVHVPYTDVEDGGLPGSLSLPGLRDLEDHLVERLEGNGECVGAESCNGRRLLHFYVDSTTPAHEQLRVAASGWDQGEVTVTVTDDPGWRKVQHLRV from the coding sequence ATGTTCACGAGGACCGCGGTGACGGGAGGAGAACAGATGGCGATCCGTGCGGTGCGACCCCGGCAGCTCTCGCGATCGCTGGACTTCTCCGGCGTCCGCGTGGAGACGGCCCGACTGCGGTCGGACCGGGCCGTGACCACCTTCTGGCGGTGGTGGGCGGAGGGCGGCAGGCGCCGCGCGACGGCGGCGCTCGATTCCGGCGACGCCCGCCGGGTGGTCCCGGAGATTACCTCGCTGATCGAGGCCATCGACCCGGGCCTGTCGTGGGAGTTCATCCCGGCGGGCGAGGGCGGACCGCACCGGCTCACCGTCACCGCCGCGGGGGTGCCCGAGTTGCGTGGCGCGGCCCGCCGGTGGCTGGCGGCGGCGCCGGACGCCGATGAGACGTGGTCGTTCGCCGACCTGCGTGAACCCGTGCGGGGCTGCGCGATGTACTTCCGCGACCGCCGGTTGGACTTCGACCAGGCGGAGGTCGTGGTGGACCTGGGCCTGTCCCGGGCCGACGTCACCGTGCACCACCCGGCGTTCACCGGGCTGTCGGGCGCCGATCTGGGCATCGCCGCCTACCTGTTGTTGGACGCCCTGTGCGGGGAGGAGCAGGTGGAGACCTGGGTCGGCCTGATCCGGGCCAACGCCACCGCCCCCGGCGTCGAGGCGGTCCCGCTCTGGGAGTTGCCGGAGATCCTGCGGGAACTCGCCGAGGACAACACCGATGAGCTGGGCGACCCGGCATGGCAGATCCTGCACGGGGAGACCGGCTGCGGACCGCTAGTGGCCGTGGTCCGGGTCCCGCTGGTCGCACTGTCCGCGCCGGAGTTCGACCGCCACGTCGCCGTCCACGTCCCCTATACGGACGTAGAGGACGGCGGTCTGCCCGGGTCCCTGTCCCTGCCGGGCCTACGGGACCTGGAGGACCACCTGGTGGAGCGCCTCGAGGGCAACGGGGAATGCGTCGGGGCCGAGAGCTGCAACGGGCGCCGGCTGCTGCACTTCTACGTAGACTCCACCACCCCCGCGCACGAGCAGTTGCGGGTGGCGGCGTCCGGGTGGGACCAGGGCGAGGTGACCGTCACGGTCACCGATGATCCGGGCTGGCGGAAGGTGCAGCACCTGAGGGTGTGA
- a CDS encoding NAD(P)H-binding protein codes for MTTPQDLARLSSGTSEGTEPTPRPGPQPRPDHDGRSGPRVLVIGATGYIGSRLVPRLLADGAEVSVLARTPKRLDDVPWRDEVTIHSGGLGDADALRTALREVDVACHLVHSMGDSKDYAREERETTETFVRAAEEAGIERIVHLSGLHPEDETDLSPHLRSRAEVARIMLESSVPALVVQAGVVIGSGSASFEMIRHLTTRLPGMVTPKWVSNRIQPIAVRDAVHYLAAATTCPLEGDLARGRAIDVGGPDVLTYGQMMQVYAEEAGLRRRLMVPVPVLTPKLSSLWMGLVTPLEPGLAKPLVESLRCEAVVLVDDADEVLGPPPGGRTSYRDALREALRVPHGPARPPLWDGADPLDDPARLLPSDADWAGVRPPTIGRVRGGR; via the coding sequence ATGACCACGCCCCAAGATCTGGCCCGGCTCTCCTCCGGCACGTCCGAGGGCACGGAACCGACGCCGCGACCCGGCCCACAGCCCCGACCCGACCACGACGGCCGGAGCGGCCCGCGGGTGCTCGTGATCGGCGCGACCGGGTACATCGGGTCACGGCTCGTCCCCCGGCTGCTCGCCGACGGCGCCGAGGTCTCCGTGCTGGCCCGGACGCCGAAGCGCCTCGACGACGTGCCGTGGCGCGACGAGGTCACCATCCACTCCGGCGGCCTCGGCGACGCCGACGCGCTGCGCACCGCCCTGCGCGAGGTGGACGTCGCGTGCCACCTCGTCCACTCGATGGGTGACTCCAAGGACTACGCCCGCGAGGAACGCGAGACCACCGAGACGTTCGTCCGCGCCGCCGAGGAGGCGGGCATCGAGCGCATCGTCCACCTGTCCGGCCTCCACCCGGAGGACGAGACCGACCTCTCGCCGCATCTGCGCTCCCGCGCCGAGGTCGCCCGGATCATGCTGGAGTCCTCCGTTCCCGCGCTCGTGGTCCAGGCCGGGGTGGTCATCGGTTCCGGTTCGGCCTCGTTCGAGATGATCCGTCACCTCACCACCCGCCTGCCGGGGATGGTCACGCCCAAGTGGGTCAGCAACCGCATCCAGCCCATCGCCGTGCGCGACGCGGTCCACTACCTCGCCGCGGCCACCACGTGTCCCCTCGAGGGCGACCTCGCCCGCGGGCGCGCCATCGACGTGGGCGGCCCGGATGTACTGACCTACGGCCAGATGATGCAGGTCTACGCCGAGGAGGCCGGCCTGCGTCGCCGACTCATGGTCCCGGTCCCCGTCCTCACGCCCAAGCTGTCCTCCCTGTGGATGGGACTGGTCACCCCGCTCGAGCCCGGGCTGGCCAAGCCCCTGGTGGAGTCGCTGCGCTGCGAGGCCGTGGTGCTGGTCGACGACGCCGACGAGGTACTCGGACCCCCACCCGGCGGGCGGACCAGCTACCGGGATGCGCTGCGCGAGGCCCTGCGGGTCCCCCACGGCCCGGCTCGCCCGCCACTGTGGGACGGGGCCGACCCGCTGGACGATCCCGCGCGCCTCCTGCCCTCGGACGCCGACTGGGCCGGGGTCCGCCCGCCCACCATCGGGCGTGTGCGCGGCGGGCGATGA
- a CDS encoding CPBP family intramembrane glutamic endopeptidase — translation MSDQREAPASPTGRYLRALRSGEMDTAPSRPGRRRVLVVVVTLVVGAAVNAWALRIPAGDAMFYPATALLAAVWLGGAFASGPIRVGCEPYRPRRPVLSSVLTAAALAVVFCLGALVVARIEPLRDPVDALLDHATVGNLALVALLTAVNGVAEECFHRGAVYSAVADRRPIVTTTVIYATVTATSGIPLLVLAAVILGLVTAVQRRVTGGVLGPAITHVAWSMVMLFALGPILDAARV, via the coding sequence ATGAGCGACCAGCGAGAGGCGCCCGCCTCGCCCACCGGCCGGTACCTGCGGGCGCTGCGATCGGGCGAGATGGACACCGCGCCCTCGCGGCCCGGCCGGCGGCGTGTCCTCGTCGTCGTCGTCACCCTCGTCGTCGGCGCGGCGGTGAACGCGTGGGCGCTACGGATACCCGCCGGCGACGCCATGTTCTACCCCGCCACCGCACTGCTGGCCGCGGTCTGGCTGGGCGGGGCGTTCGCCTCCGGGCCGATCCGGGTGGGCTGCGAACCGTACCGGCCCCGCCGGCCCGTGCTTTCGTCGGTGCTCACCGCGGCCGCGCTCGCCGTGGTGTTCTGCCTCGGCGCACTGGTGGTGGCGAGGATCGAGCCGCTGCGCGACCCCGTCGACGCCCTGCTCGACCACGCCACCGTGGGCAACCTCGCCCTGGTGGCGCTTTTGACCGCGGTCAACGGCGTCGCCGAGGAGTGCTTCCACCGCGGTGCGGTGTACTCGGCCGTCGCCGACCGGCGGCCGATCGTGACGACGACCGTGATCTACGCGACCGTCACGGCCACCTCGGGGATCCCGCTGCTCGTCCTGGCGGCCGTCATCCTGGGGCTGGTCACCGCGGTTCAGCGGCGGGTCACCGGCGGCGTGCTGGGGCCGGCGATCACCCACGTGGCGTGGTCGATGGTCATGCTGTTCGCGCTGGGCCCGATCCTCGACGCGGCGCGGGTCTAG
- the truA gene encoding tRNA pseudouridine(38-40) synthase TruA, which produces MSTRRIRLDVAYDGTDFSGWARQPGLRTVCGVLETELAKILRNPIVLTVAGRTDAGVHARAQVCHLDVDPQWLDQRSLEGRPEALVRRLARLLPADIAVMDARWVPDAFDARFSALRRHYEYRLTTAPWGPEPTRARDTAAWQRGADLDAVRDASERLLGLHDFAAFCRRREGATTIRELQRFDWRAEPDTRGADAPGAAEVWTASVSADAFCWSMVRSLVGAVMAVGEGRRSPDWVSGLLAETERSSAVPVAPACGLALVGVDYPADDDLAARNLVTREVRPGPGAGCCGE; this is translated from the coding sequence GTGAGCACCCGCCGGATCCGCCTGGACGTCGCCTACGACGGCACCGACTTCTCCGGCTGGGCGCGCCAGCCCGGACTGAGGACCGTGTGCGGGGTGCTCGAGACCGAACTCGCGAAGATCCTGCGCAATCCCATCGTCCTCACGGTCGCCGGTCGCACCGACGCCGGGGTGCACGCGCGAGCGCAGGTGTGCCATCTCGACGTGGACCCGCAGTGGTTGGACCAGCGCTCGCTGGAGGGACGCCCCGAGGCGCTCGTGCGTCGGCTCGCGCGGCTACTGCCGGCGGACATCGCGGTGATGGACGCCCGGTGGGTCCCGGACGCGTTCGACGCCCGGTTCTCCGCGCTGCGCCGGCACTACGAGTACCGCCTCACCACGGCGCCGTGGGGGCCCGAGCCGACCCGCGCCCGCGACACCGCCGCCTGGCAGCGCGGCGCCGACCTCGACGCGGTCCGCGACGCGTCCGAACGGCTGCTGGGGCTACACGACTTCGCTGCGTTCTGCCGTCGCCGGGAGGGCGCCACCACCATCCGCGAGCTGCAGCGCTTCGACTGGCGCGCCGAGCCCGACACCCGCGGGGCCGACGCGCCGGGGGCCGCCGAGGTGTGGACGGCGTCGGTGAGTGCGGACGCGTTCTGCTGGTCGATGGTCCGCAGCCTCGTCGGTGCGGTGATGGCGGTGGGGGAGGGGCGCCGGAGCCCGGACTGGGTCAGCGGGTTGCTCGCCGAGACCGAACGGTCGTCCGCGGTCCCGGTGGCGCCCGCGTGCGGACTGGCCCTGGTGGGCGTTGACTACCCGGCCGACGACGACCTGGCGGCGCGCAACCTCGTCACCCGCGAGGTGCGGCCGGGGCCGGGCGCGGGGTGCTGCGGGGAGTAG
- a CDS encoding SGNH/GDSL hydrolase family protein — protein sequence MSTSPSPYRAALLAAGATVALALGSCAPGDDDEAPPAAAGPAATDVTEPAGSTVSRYVALGDSFAALGPTDAPTSGPAGCLRSSLNYPSVLADRIGVADFVDATCGGARTRDMTARQIEGTPPQFDALTPDTDLVTLSIGGNDIGFGAIAGCVAQTPRSVDGAPCRERLAAGVSSALEALDADLDAVHAGIRERSPGARVVVTAYMPLVPADGGCDFLERVSPADVSWARDVTDRVNRAVSGAAARAGAEVTAPDDADERHACAPADVRYTDFTGSETGSHPMHPTAAGQRAMAAAVAGSL from the coding sequence ATGTCCACGTCCCCGTCCCCTTACCGCGCCGCGCTGCTCGCCGCCGGCGCGACCGTCGCGCTCGCCCTGGGCTCCTGTGCCCCCGGCGACGACGACGAGGCCCCGCCCGCCGCGGCCGGGCCCGCCGCCACCGACGTCACCGAACCGGCCGGGTCGACGGTCTCGAGGTACGTGGCGCTGGGCGATTCCTTCGCCGCCCTGGGACCGACCGACGCCCCCACGAGCGGGCCGGCGGGGTGCCTGCGGTCATCCCTCAACTACCCGTCGGTGCTCGCCGACCGCATCGGTGTCGCCGACTTCGTCGATGCCACGTGCGGGGGCGCGCGGACCCGGGACATGACGGCGCGCCAGATCGAGGGGACGCCACCGCAGTTCGACGCCCTCACCCCGGACACCGACCTGGTCACGCTCTCGATCGGCGGGAACGACATCGGGTTCGGTGCGATCGCCGGGTGCGTCGCGCAGACCCCCCGCTCCGTGGACGGGGCGCCGTGTCGTGAGCGGCTGGCCGCGGGGGTCTCGTCGGCGCTCGAGGCCCTCGACGCCGATCTCGACGCGGTGCACGCCGGCATCCGGGAACGCTCCCCCGGGGCCCGGGTGGTGGTGACCGCGTACATGCCGCTCGTCCCGGCCGACGGTGGGTGCGATTTCCTCGAACGCGTCAGCCCCGCCGACGTCTCCTGGGCCCGCGACGTCACGGACCGGGTCAACCGGGCGGTGTCAGGCGCGGCCGCCCGGGCCGGCGCGGAGGTCACCGCTCCCGATGACGCCGACGAGCGCCACGCGTGCGCTCCCGCGGATGTCCGCTACACCGATTTCACCGGCTCGGAGACGGGGTCGCATCCCATGCACCCGACCGCGGCCGGCCAACGCGCGATGGCCGCGGCCGTGGCCGGCAGTCTCTGA
- the rplQ gene encoding 50S ribosomal protein L17 gives MPKPKKGARLGGSASHQRLILSNLATQLFEHDAIRTTETKAKLLRPYAEKLITKARRGTLADRREAAKVIRDKDVLHKLFAEIGPRVANRDGGYTRIVKLENRKGDNAPMAMIALVTEELASVEASRATRAAASKAAAAPAETPAESTDDVTAEAEANSPIADQVDAADDAEVEAAEETAEAVSEDTTHAEGEDADKA, from the coding sequence ATGCCCAAGCCCAAGAAGGGCGCCCGCCTCGGCGGATCCGCTTCCCACCAGCGGCTCATCCTCTCGAACCTGGCCACCCAGCTGTTCGAGCACGATGCGATCCGCACCACGGAGACCAAGGCGAAGCTGCTGCGTCCGTACGCGGAGAAGCTCATCACCAAGGCTCGCCGCGGCACGCTCGCCGACCGTCGTGAGGCCGCCAAGGTCATCCGCGACAAGGACGTCCTGCACAAGCTGTTCGCCGAGATCGGCCCCCGGGTCGCCAACCGCGACGGTGGCTACACCCGGATCGTCAAGCTCGAGAACCGCAAGGGCGACAACGCGCCCATGGCGATGATCGCGCTCGTCACCGAGGAGCTCGCCTCCGTCGAGGCCTCGCGTGCCACCCGCGCCGCGGCCTCCAAGGCCGCCGCCGCGCCGGCCGAGACCCCGGCCGAGTCGACCGACGACGTCACGGCTGAGGCCGAGGCCAACAGCCCGATCGCCGATCAGGTCGACGCGGCGGACGACGCCGAGGTCGAGGCCGCGGAGGAGACCGCCGAGGCCGTGTCCGAGGACACCACGCACGCCGAGGGCGAGGACGCCGACAAGGCCTGA
- a CDS encoding DNA-directed RNA polymerase subunit alpha: MLISQRPTLTEEVVSENRSRFVLEPLEPGFGYTIGNSLRRTLLSSIPGAAVTSIRIEGVLHEFTTVPGVKEDVTDIILNLKGLVVSSVEDEPVTMYLKKQGPGAVTAGDIVPPSGVEVHNPDLHIATLNEKGRLEIELVVERGRGYVPAGLNKDAGHEIGRIPVDSIYSPVLKVTYKVEATRVHQRTDFDRLVLDVETKNSMTARDALASAGKTLVELFGLARELNDEAEGIEIGPSPAEADHIAAYGMPIDDLDLSVRSYNCLKREGVHTVGELVARSESDLLDIRNFGQKSIDEVKVKLVELGLSLKDAPPGFDPASVAGYDAETGTWTDEGGEDYAETEQL; encoded by the coding sequence ATGCTCATCTCCCAGCGGCCCACCCTCACCGAGGAGGTCGTGTCCGAGAACCGCTCGCGGTTCGTGCTCGAGCCCCTCGAGCCCGGTTTCGGCTACACCATCGGCAACTCCCTGCGGCGCACGCTGCTGTCGTCCATCCCGGGCGCAGCGGTCACCAGCATCCGCATCGAGGGCGTCCTGCACGAGTTCACCACCGTGCCGGGCGTGAAGGAGGATGTCACCGACATCATCCTCAACCTCAAGGGCCTGGTCGTCTCGTCCGTGGAGGACGAGCCGGTCACCATGTACCTCAAGAAGCAGGGTCCGGGAGCCGTCACCGCCGGTGACATCGTCCCGCCCTCCGGCGTCGAGGTGCACAACCCGGACCTGCACATCGCCACCCTCAACGAGAAGGGGCGCCTGGAGATCGAGCTGGTCGTCGAGCGTGGTCGCGGCTACGTTCCCGCCGGGCTCAACAAGGACGCGGGCCACGAGATCGGCCGGATCCCGGTCGACTCGATCTACTCGCCCGTGCTCAAGGTGACCTACAAGGTCGAGGCCACCCGTGTGCACCAGCGCACCGACTTCGACCGTCTGGTCCTGGACGTCGAGACCAAGAACTCGATGACCGCCCGGGACGCCCTGGCGTCCGCCGGCAAGACCCTCGTCGAGCTCTTCGGCCTCGCCCGTGAGCTCAACGACGAGGCGGAGGGCATCGAGATCGGGCCGAGCCCGGCCGAGGCCGACCACATCGCCGCTTACGGTATGCCGATCGACGATCTGGACCTGTCGGTCCGGTCCTACAACTGCCTCAAGCGCGAGGGCGTCCACACCGTGGGCGAGCTCGTGGCGCGCAGCGAGTCGGACCTGCTCGACATCCGCAACTTCGGTCAGAAGTCGATCGACGAGGTCAAGGTCAAGCTCGTGGAGCTCGGCCTGTCCCTCAAGGACGCGCCCCCCGGATTCGATCCCGCCTCGGTCGCCGGCTACGACGCCGAGACCGGCACGTGGACCGACGAGGGCGGCGAGGATTACGCCGAGACCGAGCAGCTCTGA